One Phaseolus vulgaris cultivar G19833 chromosome 11, P. vulgaris v2.0, whole genome shotgun sequence genomic window carries:
- the LOC137822625 gene encoding cation/H(+) antiporter 19-like, which translates to MATPNPTCPPPMKATSNGAFQHENPLDYALPLLILQICLVVIFTRFLAFLLKPLRQPRVIAEVIGGILLGPSAIGRNEKFLNTIFPKKSLTVLETVANLGLLFFLFLVGLELDMRSIRKTGHKALAIALAGISLPFVLAIGTSYALRATISKNVDPTPFLIFMGVALSITAFPVLARILAELKLLTTDAGRIAMSAAAVNDVAAWILLALAIALSGSNSSPLVSLWVILCAIAFVLLAIFAIKPLLGIMAKRSPEGEPVQEIYICITLTLVLACSFVTDTIGIHALFGAFVVGIVMPKDGPFAGVLIEKVEDLVMSLLLPLYFVSSGLKTDVTTISGALSWSMLVLVIFTACFGKIVGTFLVSLLCKVPFREALALGFLMNTKGLVELIVLNIGKDRKVLNDQTFAICVLMALFTTFITTPIVMAVYKPARRGSPYTHKTVQRKDPDTELRVLSCFHSTCNIPTLINLIESSRGTRKRGKMCVYSMHLMELSERPSAITMVHTARNNGLPFWNKKRDNRDQMVIAFQAYGQLSSVDVRPMTAISAFSNMHEDICTSAHQKRAAIILLPFHKHQHFDGTMESLGNSLRVMNGNVLSHAPCSVGILVDRGLGGKSQVQASDVSYNVVVGFFGGKDDREALAYGMRLAEHPGISLTVVKFVVAPGKTFAFGAKLIGITANRDKKVINVAEGTSYGEDKVEDEQFWSEFLGVKSNSTDSIMSEERMVESKEDVIAVLREKNKSNLILVGRMPQVAPLVDKSDCPELGPIGSYLASSEFSTSASVLVLQQYNPKTDVYPLVMEVSDYMDMPDTPTRSQY; encoded by the exons ATGGCCACTCCTAATCCAACATGTCCACCACCAATGAAAGCCACCTCCAATGGAGCATTCCAACATGAAAACCCTTTGGATTATGCGCTTCCCTTATTAATCCTTCAGATATGTCTGGTGGTGATCTTTACCAGATTCCTTGCATTCCTTCTCAAACCTCTCAGACAACCCAGAGTTATTGCAGAGGTCATT GGAGGAATATTGCTTGGACCATCAGCAATTGGGCGGAATGAGAAATTTCTAAACACAATTTTCCCAAAGAAAAGCTTAACTGTGCTTGAAACTGTGGCCAATCTGGGTCTTCTGTTCTTCTTGTTTCTGGTGGGGCTTGAGCTTGACATGCGTTCTATAAGGAAAACTGGTCACAAGGCCTTAGCCATTGCCCTTGCTGGCATCTCATTGCCTTTTGTGCTTGCCATTGGAACCTCGTATGCTCTTCGAGCCACCATATCCAAAAATGTTGATCCAACCCCATTTCTTATTTTCATGGGTGTTGCCCTCTCCATCACTGCATTTCCTGTTCTTGCTCGAATCCTAGCCGAGCTCAAACTCCTCACAACTGATGCTGGTCGCATAGCAATGTCTGCAGCTGCTGTGAATGATGTTGCAGCATGGATACTACTTGCTCTTGCCATAGCTCTCTCTGGCTCTAACTCATCTCCTCTGGTTTCCTTATGGGTCATACTTTGTGCTATTGCTTTTGTCCTCTTAGCCATCTTTGCCATAAAACCCTTGCTTGGAATAATGGCCAAGCGTTCCCCTGAGGGTGAACCGGTGCAAGAGATATACATATGCATCACATTGACACTAGTTCTGGCTTGCAGTTTCGTCACTGATACTATTGGCATTCATGCACTCTTTGGAGCTTTTGTGGTTGGCATAGTTATGCCCAAGGATGGTCCCTTTGCTGGGGTGTTGATCGAGAAGGTAGAGGACCTTGTGATGAGTCTCTTGTTGCCACTCTACTTTGTGTCTAGTGGGTTGAAGACTGATGTGACAACTATAAGTGGAGCACTCTCTTGGAGTATGCTAGTGCTTGTTATATTCACTGCTTGCTTTGGAAAAATCGTTGGCACATTCCTTGTGTCACTGTTGTGTAAGGTGCCTTTCAGAGAAGCCTTGGCTCTTGGGTTTCTCATGAACACCAAGGGCTTGGTGGAGCTCATTGTTCTTAACATTGGCAAGGATCGCAAG GTGCTGAATGACCAGACATTTGCCATTTGTGTGTTAATGGCACTGTTCACCACTTTCATCACCACCCCAATAGTGATGGCAGTGTATAAACCAGCTCGTAGGGGATCACCTTACACGCATAAAACAGTTCAACGCAAAGATCCAGACACAGAGCTAAGAGTGTTGTCATGTTTCCACAGCACCTGCAACATTCCCACCTTAATCAATCTAATAGAGTCATCCAGAGGAACCAGAAAGCGTGGAAAGATGTGTGTGTACTCCATGCACTTGATGGAACTCTCAGAGAGACCTTCAGCCATCACAATGGTTCACACTGCACGCAACAATGGCTTACCCTTTTGGAACAAAAAGCGTGATAACAGAGATCAGATGGTGATTGCATTCCAGGCTTATGGCCAACTAAGCAGTGTGGATGTTCGTCCCATGACAGCCATATCTGCCTTCAGCAACATGCATGAAGACATTTGCACCAGTGCACACCAAAAGAGAGCAGCAATCATTCTCCTCCCTTTTCACAAACACCAACACTTTGATGGGACAATGGAGTCTCTGGGAAACTCATTGCGTGTGATGAATGGCAATGTGCTCAGCCATGCTCCTTGCTCTGTGGGAATTTTGGTTGATCGTGGACTTGGAGGGAAAAGCCAAGTCCAAGCTAGTGATGTTTCCTACAATGTTGTTGTGGGGTTCTTTGGAGGAAAAGATGATCGTGAAGCACTTGCATATGGGATGAGACTGGCTGAACACCCTGGAATCTCACTCACTGTTGTGAAGTTTGTGGTTGCACCCGGGAAAACATTTGCCTTTGGTGCCAAGTTGATTGGTATAACAGCCAACAGGGACAAGAAGGTGATCAATGTGGCTGAAGGGACTAGTTATGGTGAAGATAAAGTAGAGGATGAACAATTTTGGTCTGAGTTTCTGGGTGTGAAAAGCAACAGCACGGACTCAATAATGTCAGAGGAAAGGATGGTAGAAAGCAAAGAAGATGTGATAGCAGTGTTGAGGGAGAAGAATAAGAGCAATCTTATTTTGGTAGGTAGAATGCCACAAGTGGCACCTTTGGTGGACAAAAGTGATTGTCCTGAACTTGGTCCCATT